In Pikeienuella piscinae, the sequence CATCCATGATGATCGCGACGTGACGCGCCCGCTTCGCGGGCCGCTCCGGCGTCTCGTCGAGGAATTCCGCTCGTCCCATATCGCCGGAGGTCCCTGTATTCGCCGGCCGCGCTCGCCCCGGCTTCCTTGTCGCCGCCCCATCCATCAGGGCGTCAGACCTGCATGATCTCTTCTTGTTTCGCCTGAAGCGCCTCGTCGATCTTCCTGATCCCGGCGTCGGTCAGCGCCTGCACTTCCTCGGACCAGAGCTTCTGATCGTCCTCGCTCATGCCGTCGGCCTTCGCCTTTTTCACCTGGTCCATGCCGTCGCGGCGCACATTCCTGACCGCGACCCGCGCATTTTCCGCATAGTGACCCGCGAGTTTGGCGAGTTCGCGGCGCCTTTCCTCATTCAACTCGGGGATCGGCAGACGCAGGATCGTGCCGTCGACCACCGGGTTGATACCGATCCCGGAGGAGCGGATCGCCTTCTCGACCTTGCCGACGAGGCTCTTGTCCCAGACGTTCAGCGTCAGCATCCGCGGCTCCGGCACGTTCACCGTCGCGACCTGGTTGATCGGGGTCATGGCGCCATAGGCGTCGACATGGATCGGCTCGACCATCGAGGCGGAGGCCCGCCCGGTCCGAAGCGACTGGAACTCCGTCCGCATGTTCGCCAGCGCGCCGTCCATGCGCTTCTCGAGGTCGTCGAGGTCGATCTCGAATTCGTCTTCGGCCATTTCGTCCACTGCTCCCGGTTTCAAGTCGCCGCGCGGGCGCTACGACTGTTCGACAATGGTGAATTTTCCCTTCCCGCTCAAGACCGCGGCGAGCCCGCCCTCATGGTTCAGCGAAAAGACGATGATCGGCAGCCCGTTGTCCCGCGCCAGCGCGATCGCGGAGGCGTCCATGACCTTCAGATTGCGCGCCAGCACCTCGTCATAGCTGATGCGGGAGTAATGTTTCGCCTCCGGGTTGGTTTTCGGGTCGCAATCATAGACGCCGTCCACCTGCGTTCCCTTGTAGATCGCGCCACAGTTCATCTCCATCGCCCGGAGCGTCGCCGCCGTGTCGGTGGTGAAATAGGGGTTTCCGGTGCCGGCCGCGAAGATGCAGATGCGCTTCTTCTCCAGGTGGCGCACCGCGCGGCGCCGGATATAGGGCTCGCAGATCTGGTCCATCGGTATCGCCGAGATGACCCGGGTATGGAGCCCGAGCCCCTCCATCGCCGACTGCATCCCGAGCGCGTTCATGATCGTCGCCAGCATGCCCATGTAATCGGCCGAAGCGCGCTCCATCCCCTGCGCCGAGCCGGCGATGCCGCGGAAGATATTGCCGCCGCCGATCACCATGCAGATCTCGACGCCGAGCTCGTGAACCCGTTTCACCTCCGCGGCGATGCGCGCCACGGTGGGCGGGTGGAGTCCGTAGCCCTGATCCCCCATCAGCGCCTCGCCGGAGATTTTCAGAAGGATGCGCGGATAGATCGGTTTATCGGCCTCTTCTGTCATATCCGGCATCCCAGCGACTCCTTTCCTGACCGCGGCGCAA encodes:
- the frr gene encoding ribosome recycling factor codes for the protein MAEDEFEIDLDDLEKRMDGALANMRTEFQSLRTGRASASMVEPIHVDAYGAMTPINQVATVNVPEPRMLTLNVWDKSLVGKVEKAIRSSGIGINPVVDGTILRLPIPELNEERRRELAKLAGHYAENARVAVRNVRRDGMDQVKKAKADGMSEDDQKLWSEEVQALTDAGIRKIDEALQAKQEEIMQV
- the pyrH gene encoding UMP kinase, coding for MTEEADKPIYPRILLKISGEALMGDQGYGLHPPTVARIAAEVKRVHELGVEICMVIGGGNIFRGIAGSAQGMERASADYMGMLATIMNALGMQSAMEGLGLHTRVISAIPMDQICEPYIRRRAVRHLEKKRICIFAAGTGNPYFTTDTAATLRAMEMNCGAIYKGTQVDGVYDCDPKTNPEAKHYSRISYDEVLARNLKVMDASAIALARDNGLPIIVFSLNHEGGLAAVLSGKGKFTIVEQS